The Roseimicrobium gellanilyticum DNA segment CGAGCAAGAGGCTGACGATGCCAAGATGTACTGCAAGCTTGGCATGGCATTTCGCTATGGTGGGAATGCAGAGCCAAACGACCAGAAAGCGGCCGAATACTTCAAGATGGCTTCGGATCTGGGATCTGCGACGGCCACGTTTGAACTGGCAATTCAGTACCTCGAAGGCGAAGGTGTCGCGAAGAGTGACGAGAAATATCGGGAGATGCTCCAGAAGGCCGCCAGCCTGGATTCTCCCGATGCGCTCCTTAACTTAGGGCTGCTCCACGAAACGGGCAACGGAGTCACCAAGGATCTGGCCCGCAGTGCCGAGTACTTCGCGCGCGCCGATGCCCTGGGGCACCGGGACGCGGGAGGGGCACTCGGCAATCTGTACATGAGAGGGGCTGGCGTGCCAAAGAATCCAGAGAAGGCCGTGGAACTCCTCCGCAAGAGCGCGGACCGGGGCTCGCCCACCGCAATGCTCAACCTGGCCATGTGCTACAAGGGCGGCTTCGGTGTTCCCAAGCAGAAGGAGGAAGCCGTGAAGTGGTTGCGCAAAGCCCTCCTGCGGGGAGAAGCCCGGGCGCAGAAGGAGCTGGATGCACTTGAGGCTGCGCCGCCCAAGTAAGCAGGCATCTCTCTACGGGCGCTCCCGTGTCGCGTTCACCTTCGCATCCGGGAAATGTGTCTTCGCACACTCCGGACAGATGCCGTGGCTGAACTTCGCCTCGCTGTGATTCTGGATGTAGTACTCGAGCTGGTGCCAGTTCCCCTGCTCATCACGGATGTTCTTGCAGTAGGCGCAGGTGGGAAGGATGCCGCGGAGCCGCTTCACTTCATTCAGCGCAGCCTGCAGACTGCCGATGAGCTCCTCCTTCTCGCGCTCCACTTTCTTGCGCCGTTCAATTTCCTGCTGCGCCAGGCTGAGCTCCAGCCGCACCTCGGTCACCTCCTTGAGGATGGCGAGCACAGGGCGGTTTTCGATTTCCATGCCGTGCACGCGGTTCTGCCAGGTGATGTACCAGTAGAGAAAGGGGAACACGCATATGCTGATGACCAGCCTGGAAACGAAGGTGCCGGTCATGATGGAGAAATAACCCGGTGTGCCCGCGAAGGCACCCGTGGCAAAAAGCACCACGTCCAGCCACATCACGCCCAGCAGTGTGAGGAAGGAGCGGAGCCACAGCGGCATATTCAGCCGTGGCTTGCCCAGGAACTCCCATGCCATGGCGAGGAAGATCAGGTCCGCGAACGCCGCTACAATGGATGCGGTGTAGATGCGCAGGCTCTGCGGAGGGAAATACGCGGCGCGAGTGGTGTCGGAAATCTGGATCTGCAAGTGCAGCACTGCCGTCACGAGGGGAACCATGATGCCCAGCCCAATAATGGTGGAAATGGCAATGCGGGTGGCGCGTGGTCCGTCGAAGACATAGACGACAAACACCCCCAGCAGCAGCGCGGTATAGAAGACCGTGGAGCCGACCATGAATGAGATGCCGGGCACATTCACGCGCACCCCAGCATCCGTTACCCAGACCATCACTGCTGTGAGACCACCGATCAGAGCGTAAAAGTGCGCCAGACCCAAGCGGCCACGCAGCGAGTGCGCCCACAGGACTACGAAGTACACCGTGATCGCTTCGGCAATGAGAATGAGCAGTTCACTCCTCATGCGGATGGTTGGACAGCGGCAAGGATCTCATCGTGAAGGCTCAGCCAAGAATATCCCGACTAAATGTCGGTTTAACAACCATGGCTTGCTTCATTTTCCATAAAAATCAATAGGTTATTCCTATTCAACGAGCCGCATTTCTTGCGCTCGTGCATCATGCAATGCGCGTTTGTGCCTAGAGGCCAACATGCAGCATCTTAATTGCCCGTGGAGAGGCCTACGTCGTGGCGGAGTGAGCCGTTCTGCTGGAATCACGGGTCAGCGCCAAGGCGCTGACTCCAGACTTTTCAGGAAGTCTGCCCATCTAGGGTCTGACAACTCGCCTTTGAACCGATACGTGGTCTGCTCTTCCATGAAGCGCATGCTGTCAGCCAGGGCCTTGTGGTCTCCGGCCTCCCGAAGCACATCAATGGCCCTGTCGTGAACGGAGATGCAGTCCGGCTCAAGGGCAAGAGCCTCGAGCATCGTCTTTCTGGCATCCTCTTTGGAGCCGCCATGCATTTGGAATAGCGCTTTTGTGGCTAGCAAGACCGCATCTTTCCCCGTGAGAGTCATCAACGTATCCTGGCATTCGGCAGCCTTGGTGTAGTTTTTCTCGAGAAGGTACAAGTCCAGCAACATGTACTGGAAGCTGGGTTCCTGATGCACCTTGGCAGCTTCCTTGAGGGCATCCTTATATGCCTCGACGTCTGGCAATCTTCGCAAAATCAGCAGATGCAG contains these protein-coding regions:
- a CDS encoding VUT family protein, producing the protein MRSELLILIAEAITVYFVVLWAHSLRGRLGLAHFYALIGGLTAVMVWVTDAGVRVNVPGISFMVGSTVFYTALLLGVFVVYVFDGPRATRIAISTIIGLGIMVPLVTAVLHLQIQISDTTRAAYFPPQSLRIYTASIVAAFADLIFLAMAWEFLGKPRLNMPLWLRSFLTLLGVMWLDVVLFATGAFAGTPGYFSIMTGTFVSRLVISICVFPFLYWYITWQNRVHGMEIENRPVLAILKEVTEVRLELSLAQQEIERRKKVEREKEELIGSLQAALNEVKRLRGILPTCAYCKNIRDEQGNWHQLEYYIQNHSEAKFSHGICPECAKTHFPDAKVNATRERP
- a CDS encoding tetratricopeptide repeat protein, with the protein product MLTLDKEHTNLAPDADLNEFEKLADMVSLIKGNDIPGAVSAYHQLSPEMKNQRVPTMLHLLILRRLPDVEAYKDALKEAAKVHQEPSFQYMLLDLYLLEKNYTKAAECQDTLMTLTGKDAVLLATKALFQMHGGSKEDARKTMLEALALEPDCISVHDRAIDVLREAGDHKALADSMRFMEEQTTYRFKGELSDPRWADFLKSLESAPWR